The region CACAGCTGCCAGCTCCCCACCACCCACTCTTGAACACCCCCCACTCCCCCTCCAAACCCATCAAGCATTTGCTGGTGAGTTCTCAGCTGTCTGCTCCCTAAATAGACCTTATCAGGAGCAAACCAACTTTAAGGGGTCACACAAACTTAAGTTCCTGtttcaaaaaagtttttcctcACTGAGTCATCAATCAAACATTGGTTTCAATAGAAAATGTAGTACACTTTAATGTGTAATGATTTATACAGACCTGAATGCAGAGCTATTTTCCATAAAGCTTTGTATGTTTTGGAAAGTACCCCTTGTGTTTTGCGTGATCCACCTCAGCTCTGCCCCACCTCACTAAGATGCAATATAAATTGCAGCATTAGTGGTGTTTAGGTttgaaaagacagaagaaagcTGATAAAACTACTCAAGACCACGAGTTTAGATCATCTCcattgggtaaaaaaaaaaaaaaacctaaacggAGGAAAGGTTAGACCAAGAGAACAAGCTGAAGGTACAGTAGCATCTGcaaagactttgtttttttgttttttgtttttacttgtagCGAAGTGAATGGAAGGTATTCAGGGTAGTGAGAGTGTTACAGAATCAGGAGTGTGTCTTTCATTTAGAAATGACAGAGAATCATGAGGCTCACACTGGTGGGTTAAAATGATGCCCAAATAAGGTTTGAAGGGAGGCCATTTAAAGTTGGAGATAACACGTGTGGGGCCATTTGCTTCTGGACCCCCAGGTCAGGACAGAGCAGCGCAACCGTGAGAACAATACGACACAACATTTATTGAATATTGTCATAATAAGAGATGGTTATTATTTAGTCTTCATCTGTATATGAGGTATAAGGGATGGTATTGAATGAGCCTTGGATAAATGTTGCACTGCTAAAAGCTActtattattgatattttctataaatttaGGAAAATATGTGTTTAGCTCCTTTAAGTCATCTGTTCTCATCTAGAAGTTGTATGGATAATTTAGCTCTGTTAAAGGTTAACATTTTCCGTTGCTTTGAAATACAACATTTTATAGGCAGAACAGTTAACGTATCAATTAAGCACCGATCTGACATAACCAGACTCAAAATATGACATAActttcatcattattattatttttttttcttatctatGAATTATGATTTCTGTCAGATGGGTGATCCAATCACATTAAAAGATGAAGGAAACAAACACTTTCAGGCTGGTGACATCGACAAGGCCATTGAATGCTACACCAACGCCCTGAAGGAGtgcacagacaaaaaaatgcaGGCCGTGATTTACAGGAACAGATGTGCATGCTACCTGAAAAAGGTAACGCAATTGGAGAAAACGCATACAAATATTTGAACTTAAAGGAAAAATTTTGCCATATTTTATTCCATCTATTCTACTTGTTGCAGGAAAGCTATTCAAATGCAGTTTCTGATGCATCAAAAGGTAAAGTAGTTCATTAGGAAATTTAAGCAGCCAAAATTAGACATTTAGCATAGCAATTCAGTGCAAACCACTTGTTCTAGAGTTGACCTTTACTTCTGCCATACTGGTTCACAGCAATTGATGACGATGCATCTGATATTAAAGCCTTGTATCGCCGCTGTCAAGCTCTGGAGAAGCTGGGAAAGCTGGACATGGCTTTCAAAGATGTGCAGCGATGCGCCACCCTGGAGCCAAAGAACAAGACCTTCCTAGAGACTCTCCACAGGCTGGGAGCAGAAATTCAGGCCAAGGTTTGTCCATATTTGTTGTGGacagaatagaaaaaaagacaacaaatgctggcaaaaaacaacatttaaccTAAAccaccttgcaaaagtatttatacttttataactcttttgaattgttgttagaaaaaaaaaaatctgtaaaagaaataaaagctctTTGCCCTGCTTTAATGACCCTGAACATATAGGCAGAGCTTGCGTGGTTTAGATCAAAATACATTCATAaattagaatggcctagtcaaaggtcagacctaaatccaactgagaagcTGTGGtataattaaaaactgtttttcatagAAGCTTTCCATCCAAACCCCCTGAGCTTGAACTGTGTAACATCACAGCCACAAAACACCAGTGTCacaagtttgtggttttgatgtgCTGAAATGTGGGAAGGAgcgtgaatacttttgcaagacactttTACATGCAGATCTCCTTCAattcaagatttatttttatctcttcaGCTCAAGACAACATTTTCCACAGATTCGAGAGTACAGAACATGTTTGATATTCTTCTTGATGAGGAAATggacaaagaaaagaaggaaaaggtTGGTTCTTTCAGTGGTTTGTAGATTAAGGAACTTTAAAAGCTTGGTGTGGGTATTTTAGCTTATGAAAATTCATTGGGATTTTTGTATGATCTATTGTTCCTGTTTACACCTAGGCGGCCAACAACCTGATTGTGTTGTCGAGAGAAGATGCTGGAGCAGAGAGAATCTTCCAGAACAACGGGGTGACTCTGCTGCTCAACATGGTTGAGACTGGGAAGCCAGAAATGATCCTGGCTGCAGTCCGAACTCTGTCTGGAATGTGCACTGGCCACAAAGCTCGGGTTAGTCAAGCTAAAGGACGAAATGggaggaaaaatacaaaattacaaTAGAGGCTGGAGCAACTAAAGTTCTGTAATCCACATCGCTCTCCACTTAACAGGCCATGGCCATTGTCAACATGGTGGGTGTTGATAAGATTTGCAGCATTATGGCACTGGACAATGAAGAAATTGCACTGGCAACATGTAACCTCTTCCAATGCATCAACGACTCTCTCACTGGTGGAGACACAAGGGATTATGGGAAGGAAGCATCTTTAGTTTTGGGTAAGAGAAAAACttacaacatttaaatcaaatatcCAGCTTTTGATCTACAGCTATATGAAAACGAATGAAGCCATTTtgttgttcatatttatttttattatagaaatatatttttatttttacctacAGATGCATCTAAAGATTTGAGAACCATTCTCCTTGCCCTCCTGGAGATGATATCCAATAAGAAGGTATCAGGTCATGGCAGAGACCAGGCACTGAACCTCCTCACCAAAAACGTCCCTTGTAGAGACAAGAAAGACAGAGACCACTCCAGGACCCTTTTCACCATTGATCACGGTGAGCCAGGCCTCTCCATATGAGATCCTCTGAGTTTCTGGCGGAAGCTCAGGTTTCATAATGAGATGCATGTCTTTATTTGCCAGGTCTGAAGAAGATCCTGAAGGTCTGCGGTCAGGTTCCCGAGCTGCCGGATCAGCTCCCTCTGACAGAGAACACACAGCTGATCGCCAGCGTGCTTCTCAACAAACTCTACGACGACCTGAAGTGCGACCCGGAGAGAGCCAACTTCAGGGAGATCTGCAATGAATATATCAAGTATGTGTGAAGATGTGGGCCAAATTTTGAACCTCTGggtaaaaatgtgtgaaaagccttaaaatatattaacataATCATAAAACAAGTTCCAACTTTAAACATGCTATTTTTACAGAAAGTCTCTTGTGATCCCCTTTAATCAATAGGACAGCACTTTGTCTTCTTCTATGATATCTTATATAAGTAGAGCATACAGACGGGGATCTGTGACCATTTATCTTTCCACAATCTCTCCTGATTGTCAAAAGTACTCCGTCCTCTCTAATACTCTTTTTTTCACTCATTACAGCTCCACCTTTCACTCATATATGACCAAAACCATGGCTCTAGTTAAGGTCCTGGTAGAGTTTAGTGAACTCCACAGGTTTATGCATGCTATGACAGgacacaaaattattttctctaGCTTTTATGTAGATTGAATAACCACAAGATCCCCCTTATTGACGCAGTTGAaggcatttttttaaacctccCCTAGCATGCTATTCACTCTGCAAAGAGGGTCCTTTCTCCATATACCTTTATACATTCTTACCCCAAGAAAATAGAGCAACTGGTTCATATTTAAGACCAACtcaaaaagtgaaagttataGGTTAACATAATGATTGTAGCACCAGTGATTCTGGTAAGATCAGATTTTATCATAAGAATTTTTACAGTTGAATGAAtctgcaaaaattaaaaatgtaatttttctaaatGCTTAAGTGTGAGGTAAGCCTGTTGTAATAAAATAGTATTTAAACACTTCTGACACATCTTTACCAGAAGTACCAACAATCTTAATTTAGAAGTATGCTCATTAAGAAACTTCAATTAAACAGACACTGATTTGCTATTGTGCACCATTTCTCACCTTCTCCACTTCTTTGCTGCAGATCTAAAATTGATCCCAACAACATGGATAAGACTCTTCATGCCATCAACACCATCTCAGGGCTGCTGCAGGGTCCCTTTGAGGTCGGCAACTCTCTGGTGGGACAGCAGGGCGTCATGGAGATGATGGTGGCGCTGTGTGGCTCAGAGCGGGACGTGGACCAGATGGTCACCGTCGAGGCGCTGATCCACGCCTCCACGAAGATGAGTCGCGCCAGCTTCTTCATCACCAACGGCGTGTCGCTGCTTAAGGACATCTACAAGAAGACGAAGAATGAGAAGATTAAAATTCGTGCCCTGGTGGTGAGTGAACCAAAACCAGAGCAGAGTCAACTTTTCACCGTGCTTTGCAATaagatttattttgtcacatttcaaccaTTGATATCAGTGCActggtattttaaaaatctgaaaaagttaaaaatgctCATAACACTTGACACGTTTACCCTTTCTTAAAgactaaaaagaagaaaactatgAGAAGTTTTGCTTGAGATTTACCCTTACTCATGTAgggaacacagcaaacatggagAAGAAGGTGGTTATGGGAAACTATGGGAAGCTTTATGTGTGGTAGAAAACTGACAATGCACATAAGAATGAGCCCAGCATTAACAGAGTGACACAAATCAAAGACACCAGATTGAAATATAATTGAGAAGCTGAATCCAGATGTACAAATAATCTGAAGTTTTCTcaatccaatctgactgagcttgacaTGATTTGTCACATGAAtaactttccttccacttcgcAAATATGCATTACTTGTTGGTCACACAAAGTACCATATAAAATACacagaggtttgtggttgtcatTTGACAAAACTGGGTAAAGATTCCATAGGTGTACACACTTTTGCAGAAtacagttttttgggggggtttttgcAGGAAAAATAGTAATTCCAGCAAAAATTTTAAAGTGATGGAGCAAAACACATcatctcattttgttttgttttgtcttgtaaactttgaagctaaatatgtCCATCTACCCTGCAGGGTCTCTGTAAACTGGGTTCAGCTGGAGGTGATGATTACGGCTTAAGGCAGTTTGCTGAAGGTTCCACTGAGAAACTGGCCAAGCAGTGCAGAAAGTCAGTACTCAACACTTGGATTTAATATAATATTAAgcataaattatgtataaaCAGTTGAAATGCAACTACTGCAAGTATTACTGTCTCATATCTCATTATTTGTTTTGCCAGGTGGCTTTGTAATCCCCAGATTGATTCCAAAACAAGGAAGTGGGCTATAGAGGGTCTTGCCTATCTGACTAATGATGCTGATGTTAAAGATGACTTCGTGGAAGATGAGCTTGCAATGAAAGCCATGTTTGAGCTGGCAAAGGTAAAGACGTTAGATTATATTGTTGTATATTGTGCATCCTGTTCAAAACCCCCCAATGAGTCATTATGTGTCAGTTGGGGGGGGGAGGGGTATACTTCCTGTATGTATTGGTAATAAACAAGTTTGTCATTTTAAGTACATGTTTTAGACATGATAGTTGAAGATGCATTGTTTTCTACCAAAAGAAAGCATTACAAAATGCATGTGATATAAATTCTTCCTGCTTATAATGTATGTGCACTCCACTATGCTTAAACTGTGTAATAATTACATTAATTATCTCAGAATGTTCCACAAATTATGAAGTAAATTGTTtgaaactttaatttgaaacagCTAGCATAGCTGCAAGCAAAATATATTGACAGCATAATTAATTTCCACTGCTTTTCCTCTCTGATTTTTAGTCTAGGGATAAGACAATTGTATATGCAGTTGCTTGCACTCTGGTAAACTGCACCAACAGCTATGATAAGAAGGAAATCATCCCTGAGCTGGTTCAGCTGGCCAAGTTCTCTAAGCAGCATGTCCCTGAGCAACACCCCAAGGTAAGACCATGAGAGAAAACTCAGCCCGCTGTTCATGAGTCACAGGAAACACCATGTGCATGCTGACATGTCTGCACAAACCTTGCAAACAGTTTTTGTTCTCTTTCCTCAGGACAAGAAAGACTTTATTGAGAAGAGAGTAAAAAGGCTGCTGAAGGCTGGAGTCATTTCAGCTCTTGCTGTCATGGTCAAAGCAGACAGCGCTATCTTGACTGATCAGACGAAAGAGATGTTGGCACGGTAGGAAATACATGTGGAATTCCTTTTAAAAATTTCTTGACGTCTTCATGTAGCACAAATAATACCCCCATCTCCATCCTCACCCAGCTAAACCTGTCTTTCCTGTGTCTCTCATCAGCCCACTTCTCTTTgctgttttgtaatttgtattcatttttgaCTAATTATTTTTGGTTACAGTGCTTACAGTGGTGCAGTACCTTGTTAAAGTATAAATGCTACTTGAAACTTTCCATAGTTTGTTATGGTAAAACCTCAATGTATACTGttctgattttatgtgatagagcaaCATGTATCAGCTGAACACACACAGTGTACACACcattcagacttttatttgcaAACATGCTTTgaaccatgcatcattttccttccacttcatagtAGTACTGTGTGTTGCTTCCTCTAACATATAAATTATGAAGTGAAGCTGGTGGctgcaaaatgtgcaaaagttcaAGTGATGTGATTAAGGCAATGCACCTCCTGGGActtgtgaaattattttctaaacaaaTCTGCAGGGTTTTCTTGGCACTGACAGAGGATCCAAAAGACCGTGGCACGATAGTGGCGCATGGAGGGGGAAAGGTGAGTCATGCTCACATGAGATAAACACGTCAATTGTAATGGAAAGTGTTTCCAAACTGAAACTGTCTTAGAAAAacctgttttgtttcctttttttgcaaGCCTACTGTGCCTCCCTCCTTCTTCTCATTGTTCTTGaatatattataatttaatCTCTTGCGCCCTCAGGCTCTGATACCTCTTGCCCTTGAAGGTACAGAAAAGGGAAAGGTGAAAGCAAGCTTTGCACTCGCCAAAATAGCCGCTGTTTCCAACCCAGAGATTGCCTTCCCTGGAGAAAGGGTAAAATTCTAAACTTTAGCtgttttcttcattcagtggcCATCAGATTCATTCCTACGTCTTAACTTCCTATCTtctcacattttaatttgaactttattttttcctgttcatTTGACAAGAGATGTTAGATTATTTACTTAGCATTGTATTcgactattttctttttcttcatcctGTTAAGTTTCACCTGCACAGTAGAAACAGTTCTCTGCTGTTAAAACTTCAGTTCTTCTGggactctttcttttttaacagaTATATGAAGTGATACGACCTCTAATCAGCCTGCTGCACACAGACAAAGAGGGAGCAGAGAACTACGAGGCTCTCCGAGGACTCACCAACATGGCTGGTTTCAGTGAAAAACTAAGGTAGCATTTTTA is a window of Xiphophorus hellerii strain 12219 chromosome 12, Xiphophorus_hellerii-4.1, whole genome shotgun sequence DNA encoding:
- the unc45b gene encoding protein unc-45 homolog B is translated as MGDPITLKDEGNKHFQAGDIDKAIECYTNALKECTDKKMQAVIYRNRCACYLKKESYSNAVSDASKAIDDDASDIKALYRRCQALEKLGKLDMAFKDVQRCATLEPKNKTFLETLHRLGAEIQAKLKTTFSTDSRVQNMFDILLDEEMDKEKKEKAANNLIVLSREDAGAERIFQNNGVTLLLNMVETGKPEMILAAVRTLSGMCTGHKARAMAIVNMVGVDKICSIMALDNEEIALATCNLFQCINDSLTGGDTRDYGKEASLVLDASKDLRTILLALLEMISNKKVSGHGRDQALNLLTKNVPCRDKKDRDHSRTLFTIDHGLKKILKVCGQVPELPDQLPLTENTQLIASVLLNKLYDDLKCDPERANFREICNEYIKSKIDPNNMDKTLHAINTISGLLQGPFEVGNSLVGQQGVMEMMVALCGSERDVDQMVTVEALIHASTKMSRASFFITNGVSLLKDIYKKTKNEKIKIRALVGLCKLGSAGGDDYGLRQFAEGSTEKLAKQCRKWLCNPQIDSKTRKWAIEGLAYLTNDADVKDDFVEDELAMKAMFELAKSRDKTIVYAVACTLVNCTNSYDKKEIIPELVQLAKFSKQHVPEQHPKDKKDFIEKRVKRLLKAGVISALAVMVKADSAILTDQTKEMLARVFLALTEDPKDRGTIVAHGGGKALIPLALEGTEKGKVKASFALAKIAAVSNPEIAFPGERIYEVIRPLISLLHTDKEGAENYEALRGLTNMAGFSEKLRIKLVKEKALPEIENHMFEENEKIRLAATECMCNLVICKEVQARYLEDGNDKLKLLVLLCGEDDEKLQIAAAGGLAMITAAEKKLCTKMTRVTVQWLEILQRLCLHTNPSIQHRGLVILYNMLNSDDFELAKKLIESEILEILTVIGKAEDNPKRQDPIDVARTCLVKAMDLGLIKPFTSPS